From the bacterium genome, one window contains:
- a CDS encoding glutamate mutase L has translation MELKTILATDCGSTTTKAILIEKIGDEYRLAFRGEAPTTVEAPFEDVTRGALNSIREIEELAGKKILDGEKIIKPRKSDKEGVDIYVSTSSAGGGLQMMVAGVVKSMTAESASRAALGAGAIVMETIASNDGRLPHQRIEIMRQLRPDMILLSGGIDGGTVSHVVELAELIGAAEPRPRFGVTYSLPVIYAGNKNAREEIKKVLETKAALSIVDNLRPVLERENLIPARNAIHDLFMEHVMAHAPGYKKLMEWTDTAIMPTPGAVGSLVELVGKKQGINVLGVDIGGATTDVFSVFETVFNRTVSANLGMSYSISNVLAETGTDNISRWIPFDLPEKELRNRIRNKMIRPTTIPQTLDDLKMEQAIAREAIRLAFQHHKTMAVGLKGVQQIRTISDTFAQKGTGESLINMMDLDMIIGSGGVLSHAPKRVQSALMMIDSFLPEGLTKLTVDSIFMMPHLGVLATVNEKAAVEVFDKDCLIRLGTCIAPIGTGKEDTPCVQIKIGNEEVKVSFGEIVLIPFTGEKEVEITPTKGFDVGAGHGKKLVATIEGGEVGLIIDARGRPLVLPTDKSKRIEKLNKWYNALGLYKYS, from the coding sequence ATGGAACTAAAAACAATACTTGCAACTGATTGTGGCAGCACAACTACCAAAGCCATCCTTATAGAAAAAATAGGAGACGAATACAGGTTGGCATTCAGGGGGGAAGCTCCTACAACGGTTGAAGCACCTTTCGAAGACGTGACCCGCGGCGCACTTAATTCAATAAGAGAAATAGAAGAACTTGCCGGCAAGAAAATTCTTGATGGCGAAAAAATTATAAAACCCCGTAAATCCGATAAAGAAGGCGTAGATATATATGTTTCTACTTCATCGGCAGGAGGCGGGCTTCAAATGATGGTAGCAGGGGTAGTAAAATCTATGACTGCCGAATCAGCATCCCGCGCAGCACTTGGCGCAGGCGCAATAGTTATGGAAACAATCGCTTCAAACGATGGAAGGTTGCCGCACCAGAGAATAGAAATAATGAGACAATTAAGACCGGATATGATATTACTTTCAGGCGGCATAGATGGTGGAACGGTTTCTCATGTGGTAGAATTGGCAGAGCTTATAGGAGCAGCAGAACCGAGACCGAGATTTGGAGTAACGTATTCTTTGCCGGTTATATATGCGGGAAATAAAAACGCAAGAGAAGAAATCAAAAAAGTTCTTGAAACTAAAGCAGCATTATCAATAGTAGATAATCTCAGACCCGTTCTTGAACGTGAAAATCTTATACCTGCCAGAAATGCAATACATGATTTGTTTATGGAACATGTTATGGCGCATGCTCCCGGGTATAAAAAATTAATGGAATGGACGGATACGGCAATAATGCCAACCCCGGGCGCAGTAGGTTCACTTGTTGAACTTGTTGGAAAGAAACAGGGCATAAACGTATTGGGAGTTGACATAGGTGGAGCAACTACGGATGTATTTTCGGTGTTTGAAACAGTATTTAACCGTACGGTATCGGCTAATCTTGGAATGAGTTATTCCATATCAAATGTATTAGCTGAAACGGGAACGGATAATATATCAAGATGGATACCTTTTGATTTGCCAGAAAAAGAATTACGTAACAGGATAAGAAATAAAATGATAAGGCCGACCACTATTCCGCAGACTCTCGATGACCTCAAAATGGAACAGGCAATTGCACGCGAAGCTATAAGATTGGCATTTCAACACCATAAAACTATGGCAGTAGGATTAAAAGGAGTCCAGCAGATAAGAACAATCTCAGATACGTTTGCCCAAAAAGGTACGGGCGAATCACTAATTAATATGATGGATTTGGATATGATAATCGGTTCCGGCGGAGTCTTATCGCATGCTCCCAAGAGAGTTCAATCTGCACTTATGATGATAGATTCATTTTTGCCCGAAGGGTTAACGAAATTAACTGTGGATTCCATTTTTATGATGCCTCATTTAGGTGTATTGGCGACGGTTAATGAAAAAGCAGCCGTAGAAGTATTTGATAAGGATTGTCTCATAAGGCTTGGAACGTGTATCGCGCCTATTGGGACTGGAAAAGAGGATACTCCTTGTGTCCAGATAAAAATAGGTAACGAAGAAGTTAAAGTGTCATTCGGGGAAATTGTGCTTATACCTTTTACCGGGGAGAAGGAAGTTGAAATTACACCGACCAAAGGATTTGATGTAGGTGCTGGGCATGGGAAAAAACTTGTAGCTACGATTGAAGGTGGAGAAGTAGGGCTTATTATAGATGCAAGAGGAAGACCGTTAGTTCTTCCTACGGATAAGAGCAAGAGAATAGAAAAACTAAATAAATGGTATAACGCTCTCGGGCTTTACAAATATTCGTAA
- a CDS encoding N-acetylmuramoyl-L-alanine amidase, with product MCIKLILLLVVNSSFTFKYENNSYPIDNKAVEKFSYFKLTSFQPALNFDISVDSVFQRYTIKYRNKNITLVNNNPWIKIENEVVNSPLSPQVIDKNLYIPFPVLNELCKYFLDKTVSIAGNYIVLFGEEGRHIKRIVIDAGHGGKDPGALGYAGLQEKAVTLEVAKMVAEKLSSENGINCILTREIDTFISLGKRAKIANDAEASLFLSIHCNAGKRRSATGTEIYFLSPAKTTWARAVEARENASLQYENKEDRSELQSILWDLAQTEFLKESNTLASKIVDGISKSNNIINRGVLQANFCVLRKVYMPACLVEIEFISNPEMEKKMKTDEFKSKIATDIANGVKEFKQWYEMKVDN from the coding sequence ATGTGCATAAAACTAATATTGCTTCTTGTTGTAAACTCTTCTTTTACCTTTAAATATGAGAATAACTCATACCCGATAGACAATAAAGCCGTTGAAAAATTTTCATATTTTAAACTAACAAGTTTTCAACCGGCACTTAATTTTGATATATCAGTAGACTCTGTTTTCCAACGATATACAATAAAGTACCGGAACAAAAACATTACTTTGGTTAATAATAACCCCTGGATTAAAATTGAAAATGAAGTTGTTAATTCTCCCCTCTCTCCACAAGTTATTGATAAAAATCTTTATATCCCTTTCCCTGTTTTAAATGAATTATGCAAATATTTTCTGGATAAAACCGTTTCCATTGCAGGCAATTATATAGTACTTTTTGGTGAAGAAGGAAGACACATAAAAAGGATTGTAATAGATGCCGGGCATGGAGGCAAAGATCCGGGAGCTTTGGGATATGCAGGATTACAGGAGAAAGCGGTAACTCTTGAGGTTGCAAAAATGGTCGCAGAAAAGCTATCTTCAGAAAATGGCATCAACTGTATCCTTACCCGGGAGATAGACACTTTTATATCTCTCGGGAAAAGGGCTAAAATTGCAAATGATGCTGAAGCTTCTTTATTTTTATCCATACATTGTAATGCCGGAAAACGCAGAAGCGCAACCGGAACGGAAATATATTTTCTATCTCCTGCTAAAACAACCTGGGCAAGAGCAGTAGAAGCAAGAGAAAACGCATCTTTACAATACGAAAACAAAGAAGATCGTAGCGAATTACAGTCTATATTGTGGGATTTGGCTCAAACGGAATTTCTTAAGGAATCTAATACCCTTGCAAGCAAAATAGTAGATGGCATATCGAAATCTAATAATATAATTAACCGCGGTGTGCTACAAGCTAATTTCTGTGTGCTACGTAAAGTTTATATGCCTGCTTGCCTTGTAGAAATTGAATTCATATCAAATCCGGAAATGGAGAAAAAAATGAAAACAGATGAGTTTAAGTCAAAAATCGCGACTGATATTGCAAATGGAGTAAAAGAGTTTAAGCAGTGGTATGAAATGAAAGTAGATAATTAA
- a CDS encoding tetratricopeptide repeat protein, whose product MKDKKMKRSDSSPRRRQESQINGISRYGDDYIFKHPLTQEVAYNSLLLKRRSQLHGKIALCIETDHKNELEKFYGLLAYHYSNSTDKKKALHYLCKAGEQAEKMYAGKEAMDYYTQALSLLDDNLSGSSLENLLWKNIELKINLLSNRGTVHRQFFGNYKEALKDYERALKLSKIIKNKYCEAMSLSNIGSVFRRQGKYEKTLSYYEKAMNILTAGRHSNKTNRKDYKIIASLFNKIGVVYDDMGNSETALSFYQKALNASKKIKDKHIMAATLGNIGIIYDNRGNYEQALKYYNEALSIETEQKNKRGIAGNFENIGIAYNLMGNYQTALSYFEKAFKVFDEISDKSEIAFCLTNIGNAYYKLEQYTKALEYQKNALEIKQELGEKWGIANSLDEIGMIYQKLGNLKLAVNHHNLALNIAKEIGAKAIEANILINIGIIQSLQIQKKTSLQRNKYGTSRHDSDAKKLIESGIEIAKEIGNQEVIEYGNNALKKLCA is encoded by the coding sequence ATGAAAGACAAAAAAATGAAGCGAAGCGACAGCTCGCCACGACGGCGACAAGAATCCCAAATAAATGGAATATCTCGCTATGGCGACGATTATATATTCAAGCATCCATTAACTCAAGAAGTTGCTTATAATAGTTTACTATTGAAAAGAAGAAGCCAATTACATGGCAAAATAGCCCTTTGTATAGAAACAGACCATAAAAATGAACTTGAAAAGTTTTATGGCTTACTCGCTTATCATTACTCGAACTCCACGGATAAGAAAAAAGCATTACATTATCTTTGCAAAGCAGGGGAACAAGCAGAAAAAATGTATGCAGGGAAAGAAGCTATGGATTACTATACTCAGGCTTTATCTTTGCTTGATGATAACTTGTCGGGATCCTCTCTCGAAAACCTTTTATGGAAAAACATTGAATTAAAAATAAATCTCCTATCCAATCGTGGGACTGTCCATAGACAGTTTTTTGGAAACTATAAAGAAGCGCTTAAAGATTATGAAAGAGCATTAAAATTATCTAAAATTATTAAAAATAAATACTGTGAAGCAATGTCCTTATCTAACATAGGAAGCGTTTTCAGAAGACAGGGAAAATATGAAAAAACTCTTTCTTATTATGAAAAAGCTATGAATATTTTAACCGCTGGCAGGCATTCTAATAAAACGAACAGGAAAGACTACAAAATAATTGCCAGTCTTTTCAATAAGATAGGTGTAGTTTATGATGATATGGGAAATTCGGAGACTGCACTCTCTTTTTATCAGAAAGCCCTTAATGCAAGTAAGAAAATTAAAGATAAACACATTATGGCTGCCACATTAGGAAACATTGGAATTATATACGACAACAGAGGGAATTATGAACAAGCATTGAAGTATTATAATGAAGCTCTTAGTATTGAAACAGAACAAAAAAATAAGCGGGGGATTGCCGGCAATTTTGAAAACATTGGTATCGCGTATAATTTGATGGGAAATTACCAAACGGCATTATCTTATTTTGAAAAAGCTTTTAAGGTGTTTGATGAGATATCGGACAAATCTGAAATAGCCTTCTGTCTTACAAATATTGGAAATGCTTATTATAAACTTGAACAATACACTAAGGCGCTTGAATACCAAAAAAATGCTCTTGAAATAAAACAGGAATTGGGTGAAAAATGGGGAATCGCTAACTCATTAGATGAAATCGGAATGATATATCAAAAATTAGGCAACCTTAAATTAGCTGTTAATCACCATAATCTGGCGTTAAATATAGCGAAAGAAATAGGCGCAAAAGCAATTGAAGCTAATATCCTTATAAATATCGGCATAATTCAATCCCTGCAAATACAAAAGAAAACTTCTTTGCAAAGGAACAAATATGGAACATCTCGCCACGACAGTGATGCTAAAAAACTCATAGAATCAGGCATCGAAATTGCAAAGGAAATAGGCAATCAGGAAGTAATTGAATATGGGAACAATGCCTTAAAAAAACTATGTGCATAA
- a CDS encoding adenylate/guanylate cyclase domain-containing protein — protein MSSKNIKRNIKSNSSPQIQQLTSQINALKRYLPERVVEKILLNPSSAKVEGEFRLVTVLFADLSGFTHLTEELSKTVSEKGYTASGKKGAEEITEIVNTYFTQMLNIILNYGGTVDKFMGDAIMVLFGAPVSHEDDPERAIKAALDMQSAMKPFQKLKTSRGVFSLQMSVGINTGLVVAGNVGSEKRMEYTVMGDNVNLASRIEQQANPGEILISKSTCEKVNEIFEIKPLKPVKVKGKSHMIEMYKVLGLARNYPVRLKQLQLQMVGRTRELNSLKQLWKETLSGNGQVVSVIGDAGIGKTRLIYEFKNQVFLPLPKKKKSQKMEHPAKGIKAITRQDLLWLEGKGLSYGTSMLYWTIIEIFKNFFNISNSDSKEKIKQKIHSKMQSLSEMDKHINKYIPFMYNLFSIKEKNSILDQLDAKTIKQNTFDAVKSCLFAQAKKTPIIIVFEDFHWTDGVSFELLKYISRRIENINIFILCSYRKSDLPAPDFIRIGGQAGFSITKTLKQGIEKYYKELALSELSETESETFSKLILKTNQLAVELKKLIIEQSGGNPLYVEELLNSLVENEILKKQFGHWQLSTKISELKIPDSVEGIVMSRLDNLDEKTKDTLQTASVIGKNFQYTILKNIYLPNGTSRQGSDRFDSDIKELDNSISILTEKDIIYKESSLYNLPNRINRPE, from the coding sequence ATGTCTTCAAAAAATATTAAACGGAATATTAAAAGCAACTCTTCGCCTCAAATTCAGCAATTAACATCCCAAATTAATGCATTAAAACGTTATCTTCCGGAAAGAGTTGTAGAAAAAATCCTTTTAAATCCTTCTTCTGCAAAGGTAGAAGGCGAATTTAGATTAGTTACCGTTCTGTTTGCCGATTTATCCGGATTTACACATTTAACTGAAGAATTATCCAAAACAGTTTCTGAAAAAGGCTATACGGCAAGTGGCAAAAAAGGCGCAGAAGAAATAACGGAAATTGTTAATACCTATTTCACCCAAATGCTAAATATTATACTAAATTATGGCGGCACTGTAGATAAATTTATGGGAGATGCAATTATGGTTTTGTTTGGCGCACCAGTATCTCACGAAGACGACCCTGAAAGAGCGATAAAAGCCGCTTTAGATATGCAATCGGCAATGAAACCTTTTCAGAAATTGAAAACATCCCGAGGGGTATTTTCTTTGCAAATGTCCGTAGGAATAAATACGGGATTGGTTGTAGCAGGTAACGTAGGCAGTGAAAAAAGGATGGAATATACTGTGATGGGTGATAATGTCAACCTTGCCTCAAGAATAGAACAACAAGCAAATCCGGGAGAAATTCTAATCAGCAAATCTACCTGTGAAAAAGTTAATGAGATATTTGAAATTAAGCCACTGAAGCCCGTAAAAGTAAAGGGAAAATCTCATATGATTGAAATGTACAAAGTTCTGGGACTTGCACGAAATTATCCTGTCCGACTCAAACAACTTCAGTTGCAAATGGTAGGGAGAACAAGAGAATTAAACTCGTTAAAACAACTATGGAAGGAAACATTATCCGGTAACGGGCAAGTTGTATCCGTAATAGGTGATGCTGGCATAGGGAAAACAAGATTGATTTACGAATTTAAAAATCAGGTTTTTTTACCTTTACCCAAAAAGAAGAAATCACAAAAAATGGAACATCCTGCTAAGGGCATAAAGGCAATTACTCGCCAGGATTTATTATGGCTTGAAGGTAAGGGATTGTCTTATGGGACTTCTATGTTATACTGGACTATTATAGAAATATTTAAAAACTTCTTTAATATATCGAATTCCGATTCTAAAGAAAAAATTAAACAAAAAATTCATTCCAAAATGCAAAGCCTTTCCGAGATGGATAAACATATTAATAAATATATACCTTTTATGTATAATTTATTCTCCATAAAAGAAAAAAATAGCATATTAGACCAACTTGATGCGAAAACCATAAAACAAAACACGTTTGATGCAGTAAAAAGCTGTCTCTTTGCGCAGGCAAAAAAAACTCCCATAATAATAGTTTTTGAAGACTTCCACTGGACAGATGGTGTATCTTTTGAATTATTAAAATATATATCCAGACGAATAGAGAATATAAATATTTTTATTTTGTGCAGCTATCGTAAATCCGATTTACCTGCTCCCGATTTTATCAGAATAGGCGGACAAGCAGGTTTCAGCATTACAAAAACCTTGAAACAGGGAATTGAAAAATACTATAAAGAATTAGCCCTTTCAGAATTATCCGAAACAGAAAGCGAGACATTCAGCAAATTAATACTTAAAACCAATCAATTAGCCGTAGAATTAAAGAAACTTATAATAGAACAATCCGGAGGCAATCCATTATATGTTGAAGAATTATTGAATTCGTTAGTAGAAAATGAGATATTAAAAAAACAATTTGGTCATTGGCAGTTAAGCACCAAAATATCCGAACTTAAAATTCCCGATTCTGTTGAAGGAATAGTAATGTCTCGTCTGGATAATTTAGACGAAAAAACAAAAGATACCCTTCAAACAGCTTCCGTTATAGGCAAAAATTTTCAATACACAATATTGAAAAATATTTACCTGCCAAATGGAACATCCCGCCAAGGCAGCGATAGATTTGATTCTGATATAAAAGAATTAGATAATAGTATCTCGATACTTACAGAAAAAGATATAATATACAAAGAATCCTCATTATACAATTTGCCTAACAGGATAAATAGACCGGAATAA
- a CDS encoding T9SS type A sorting domain-containing protein: MTLLFFMFLQMGSIQKVEYVEHPVSTGLVGDVTKDVVRGNIPRSEKNKLFSRESKTDENWSFTDSCSFRGRIRNNGHYYAKIDSTGITEFLPDNNLTSTVFQAIAAVPEWLKIQLWDNFARMSAQCQNTYGTIILATPFPWQDELAFVIANVDSAVLEHHMSNPTIFTDNVKLIYKNDSALDYVRLVEYSDYTTAKYKIANNDQDTTEIEIPRDIYYWHIVHPGITYEMPFYINPYAADPSHYGTGEAAPPTGKFWRDYYFNYPDTAQKTVWSGYGPSDTIYAGTISPILKDRLIGEKILYNNKVDVSDNNGAIGKITKWVNDVMVFNSASGDMWANERAWQPVRQYHMHRGRCGEWAVVTAAAARASLIPAGTPNDVTRDHTWNEWYDTDWRGWEPINNYVNSTAHYEAGGWEFRDVYNYRGNGYTWDVTPRYSQHCTLTVIAQDSLGRLFDGARVYLFTSYYYDSTKFTLIDKRVTDSDGRVDFLLGEGIDYYINVTATPRGCYPNTSSGYAKIITNSVAGQHYNWICPSLVGATTIQPTINASQGVLTDTTKFYKIDVNFGVSQEIIRGKTIGFNELNNRTYQQRYGHYVDVAKNIEFFICNSVNFAAYQSGSAFEAFEISHNVDSGNVSFVCPKDDWYVVFSTKDLVENEEVINLNVTLYKNLNGIEETSQKEFSLNVLSTVFKKSVIIDFMLPHKEKVQLRVYDLSGRCIREIIKDEIKSGYQRVELDGKKLGKGVYFIRLDAGDNILTKKVIRI; encoded by the coding sequence ATGACATTATTATTTTTTATGTTTTTACAAATGGGATCTATTCAAAAGGTAGAATATGTTGAACATCCTGTATCAACAGGATTGGTAGGGGATGTAACGAAAGATGTTGTTAGGGGTAATATCCCGCGCTCGGAAAAGAATAAATTGTTTTCACGGGAATCAAAAACAGATGAAAATTGGTCTTTTACGGATTCTTGCTCTTTCCGCGGGCGAATAAGAAACAACGGACATTATTATGCAAAAATTGACAGTACGGGAATAACGGAATTTCTTCCGGATAATAATCTTACTTCTACGGTATTTCAGGCAATTGCAGCAGTTCCGGAGTGGCTTAAAATACAGTTATGGGATAACTTTGCCCGTATGAGCGCTCAGTGCCAGAATACTTACGGGACGATTATTTTGGCAACTCCTTTCCCGTGGCAGGACGAGCTTGCTTTTGTAATTGCAAATGTTGATTCGGCAGTACTGGAGCATCATATGAGCAATCCTACCATATTTACCGACAATGTAAAGCTTATCTACAAAAATGACAGTGCGCTTGATTATGTTCGCCTTGTGGAATATTCCGACTATACGACGGCAAAATATAAAATAGCAAACAATGACCAGGACACGACTGAAATAGAGATTCCACGCGATATATATTACTGGCATATCGTGCATCCCGGCATAACTTATGAAATGCCATTTTACATAAATCCTTATGCTGCAGACCCAAGCCATTACGGCACAGGAGAAGCTGCTCCGCCAACCGGAAAATTCTGGAGAGATTATTATTTTAATTATCCCGACACTGCACAAAAAACAGTATGGAGCGGTTATGGACCTTCCGATACGATATATGCAGGAACTATTTCTCCGATATTAAAAGATAGACTCATAGGAGAAAAAATCTTATATAACAATAAAGTCGATGTTTCCGATAATAACGGAGCTATCGGGAAAATCACAAAGTGGGTAAACGATGTAATGGTATTTAATTCCGCATCAGGCGATATGTGGGCTAATGAAAGGGCATGGCAACCTGTTAGACAATATCATATGCACAGAGGGAGATGCGGCGAATGGGCAGTCGTAACTGCGGCTGCGGCGAGAGCATCATTAATACCTGCCGGTACCCCTAACGATGTAACACGGGACCACACATGGAATGAGTGGTACGATACTGACTGGCGTGGATGGGAACCTATAAATAATTATGTTAATTCTACTGCGCATTATGAAGCAGGGGGATGGGAATTTAGAGACGTATATAACTATAGGGGAAATGGTTATACATGGGATGTTACGCCTCGATATTCCCAGCATTGCACGCTAACGGTTATTGCTCAGGACTCTTTGGGACGGCTATTCGATGGAGCGAGAGTATATTTATTTACTTCATATTATTATGACAGCACTAAGTTTACCTTAATTGATAAAAGAGTTACTGATTCTGATGGGAGAGTAGATTTCTTATTGGGAGAAGGAATAGATTACTATATCAACGTAACCGCCACTCCGAGAGGATGTTATCCTAATACGAGTAGTGGTTATGCAAAGATAATAACTAATTCCGTTGCCGGACAGCATTATAACTGGATATGTCCTTCTCTGGTCGGCGCAACTACGATTCAGCCTACTATAAATGCATCCCAGGGTGTTTTGACCGATACTACTAAGTTTTATAAGATTGACGTTAATTTTGGTGTTTCCCAGGAAATAATTCGCGGAAAAACTATAGGTTTTAATGAATTGAATAACCGCACTTACCAACAGAGATACGGACATTACGTAGATGTTGCAAAAAATATTGAATTTTTTATATGCAATAGCGTTAATTTTGCGGCATACCAGAGTGGTTCTGCTTTTGAGGCATTTGAAATTAGTCATAATGTGGATTCCGGGAATGTGAGTTTTGTTTGTCCAAAGGATGACTGGTATGTGGTTTTCTCTACGAAAGACCTTGTTGAAAACGAAGAAGTAATTAATCTCAATGTAACCCTCTATAAAAATCTCAACGGCATAGAGGAAACCTCACAGAAAGAGTTTTCTCTCAATGTATTGTCAACGGTTTTTAAGAAATCCGTAATTATTGATTTTATGCTGCCGCATAAAGAAAAAGTGCAGTTAAGGGTATATGATTTAAGCGGAAGATGTATAAGGGAAATTATTAAAGATGAAATAAAAAGCGGGTATCAACGGGTTGAATTGGATGGTAAGAAACTAGGCAAGGGTGTATATTTTATCCGTCTTGATGCAGGGGATAACATATTGACGAAAAAAGTAATAAGGATTTAG